One Candidatus Schekmanbacteria bacterium DNA segment encodes these proteins:
- the fliM gene encoding flagellar motor switch protein FliM: protein MNQILSQEEVDALLNGIKSGDVTTESTVKDNRYSDGCQPFDFIKNNRRMKGSFPAVDMVHEVFCRKLRTTISSLFGKIIENISLRDSRILKYKDFLRSIQLPASFHVIRMNPLRGLGLLVLDSKLAFSFIDCLLGGRGDNTFTVEDREFTTIEQSLIKKLNVNITADLQKSWVSVYPLKIEEVSTETNPQFVSICFPSDMVMVTSIDVDILGALDICVPMSILEPLRGKFSKNLSGMKTDVDANWRKMMLNQLVKTKLDLKVELGEVKITGRQLISLRQGDVIFLKNGPSDEFPIFIEGKQKLRGTPGSMKGNKAIQIMNDINTRRLGNGRKSKRK from the coding sequence AGCGATGGTTGTCAACCTTTTGACTTTATAAAGAATAACAGACGTATGAAGGGCAGCTTTCCGGCTGTTGACATGGTACATGAAGTTTTTTGCAGAAAACTAAGAACGACAATCTCAAGTCTCTTTGGGAAAATAATTGAGAATATAAGCCTGAGAGATTCAAGAATATTAAAATATAAAGATTTTCTAAGAAGTATTCAGCTACCAGCAAGCTTCCATGTGATAAGAATGAATCCTCTGAGAGGACTAGGTTTGCTGGTTTTGGACTCTAAATTAGCTTTTTCGTTTATTGATTGCCTGCTTGGAGGAAGAGGAGACAACACTTTTACGGTAGAGGATAGAGAGTTTACAACCATAGAACAGAGTTTAATAAAAAAACTTAATGTAAATATAACAGCTGATCTTCAGAAATCGTGGGTCAGCGTGTATCCGCTTAAGATTGAAGAAGTCAGCACGGAGACAAACCCGCAGTTTGTTTCAATTTGTTTTCCTTCTGATATGGTCATGGTCACCTCAATAGATGTAGATATACTTGGCGCTCTGGATATATGCGTGCCTATGTCAATTCTTGAGCCATTGAGGGGAAAGTTCAGCAAAAATCTTTCAGGGATGAAGACTGATGTTGATGCTAACTGGAGAAAGATGATGCTAAATCAACTTGTAAAGACAAAACTCGATTTGAAAGTAGAATTAGGAGAAGTAAAAATTACAGGGAGACAGTTAATATCTTTAAGGCAGGGCGATGTCATCTTCCTCAAAAACGGACCGTCTGATGAATTCCCAATATTCATTGAAGGAAAACAAAAATTAAGAGGTACGCCAGGATCTATGAAAGGAAATAAAGCAATTCAGATTATGAATGATATTAATACAAGGAGGTTAGGGAATGGAAGAAAATCTAAACGTAAATGA
- the fliN gene encoding flagellar motor switch protein FliN has translation MEENLNVNDANSFSLEEIEAGKTQMRNQENSNDEEKDDVLSNVKTADLDFIMDIPLKVSVIFGKAKMRINDLIQLGQGSVIELDKEVGEPLEIYVNEKLLALGEVVVINEKFGIKLLNIVSPEERLSKLK, from the coding sequence ATGGAAGAAAATCTAAACGTAAATGATGCCAACAGCTTTTCCTTGGAAGAAATTGAAGCCGGGAAAACTCAAATGAGAAATCAGGAAAACTCAAATGATGAAGAAAAAGATGATGTTCTATCTAATGTTAAAACTGCTGATTTAGATTTCATAATGGATATACCTCTAAAGGTATCAGTCATTTTTGGGAAAGCTAAAATGCGTATAAATGATTTGATCCAACTCGGGCAGGGATCAGTAATAGAGCTAGACAAAGAAGTTGGAGAACCTCTCGAGATATATGTCAATGAGAAGCTTCTGGCTCTGGGAGAAGTGGTTGTTATAAATGAAAAGTTTGGGATTAAACTATTAAACATTGTCAGTCCTGAAGAAAGGTTAAGTAAACTAAAATGA
- a CDS encoding flagellar biosynthetic protein FliO, which produces MKLGLIVFSLLFGLVFAIGSFPVLVSGAETDIVSDASLIPAEISSNSTLKTDIPVNDGLDFKKNLLKSAGILIILLGVMFLAIFIIKQCQGTQRKPENIKVVSNCYLGSNRRVSVLEIGEEKLLIGITPTQINLLIRFPVSDTSHDIFSGEDDGVTSNFKEHLEKNILFHSDKSQLSGLNSICRSSISLIQKMVKRYA; this is translated from the coding sequence ATGAAGTTGGGACTGATCGTTTTTTCATTATTATTTGGGCTGGTTTTCGCAATAGGCTCGTTTCCTGTTCTGGTATCAGGAGCAGAAACAGATATTGTAAGTGATGCATCATTAATCCCTGCTGAAATTTCGAGCAATAGTACTTTAAAAACTGATATTCCTGTTAACGATGGGTTAGATTTTAAAAAGAACTTATTAAAAAGTGCAGGTATCTTAATAATATTACTTGGTGTTATGTTCCTGGCAATTTTTATCATTAAACAATGTCAGGGTACCCAGAGGAAGCCTGAAAACATAAAAGTAGTATCTAACTGTTATTTAGGAAGTAACAGACGAGTAAGCGTTCTTGAGATTGGCGAAGAAAAACTCCTGATAGGCATTACTCCAACACAAATTAATCTTCTAATAAGATTTCCAGTATCAGATACATCTCATGATATTTTTTCAGGAGAAGACGATGGAGTTACTTCGAACTTTAAAGAACATCTTGAGAAGAACATATTATTTCATTCTGATAAAAGTCAACTATCCGGTCTAAATAGTATTTGTAGAAGCTCAATATCATTAATTCAGAAAATGGTTAAACGTTATGCTTAA
- the fliP gene encoding flagellar type III secretion system pore protein FliP (The bacterial flagellar biogenesis protein FliP forms a type III secretion system (T3SS)-type pore required for flagellar assembly.), whose translation MLKIIAATLITILITSVAAAAPVPVPNISIGIGEGNNPETVSAGVKILILLTILSLAPAILIMLTGFTRIIIVFHFLRQALGTQQMPPNQVIIGLALFLTFFIMSPYFIQINDEAIQPYLKKSITQEETIQRAAEPLKKFMFKQTREKDLALFVELSGKKNLKSKQETPFFVLVPAFVISELKTAFQIGFLIYIPFLVIDIVVASVLLSMGMMMLPPVMISLPFKIILFVLVDGWYLIVGSLVKSFY comes from the coding sequence ATGCTTAAAATAATAGCCGCTACATTAATTACAATCTTAATAACATCAGTTGCAGCTGCAGCACCGGTACCTGTTCCAAATATAAGTATTGGCATTGGGGAAGGGAACAATCCAGAGACTGTATCTGCGGGTGTAAAGATCCTCATTCTTCTTACAATATTATCCTTAGCTCCTGCTATACTTATTATGCTGACAGGCTTCACAAGGATAATAATTGTTTTTCACTTCCTTAGGCAAGCACTTGGCACTCAGCAGATGCCTCCCAACCAGGTTATAATCGGACTCGCATTATTTCTTACTTTTTTCATAATGTCCCCATATTTTATACAAATAAACGACGAAGCCATACAACCATATTTAAAGAAGAGCATTACCCAAGAAGAAACAATTCAACGAGCAGCAGAACCTCTCAAGAAGTTTATGTTTAAACAAACAAGAGAAAAAGACCTTGCTTTGTTTGTAGAACTTTCAGGGAAAAAAAATTTAAAATCTAAACAAGAAACACCTTTTTTTGTTTTAGTCCCAGCTTTCGTTATAAGCGAGCTTAAGACAGCATTTCAAATAGGCTTCTTAATTTATATTCCTTTTCTGGTTATTGATATTGTTGTTGCGAGTGTCTTGCTTTCCATGGGAATGATGATGTTGCCGCCAGTTATGATCTCTCTTCCATTTAAGATTATTCTATTTGTTCTTGTAGATGGTTGGTATCTGATTGTCGGTTCTTTGGTAAAAAGTTTCTATTAG
- the fliQ gene encoding flagellar biosynthesis protein FliQ, translated as MSPDFVINISVQSLKTAFLISAPMLSFGLVAGLLISIFQAVTQINEMTLSIIPKIIAVAVALVIFGPWMIRHMMEFTTNIFVNIPNYIK; from the coding sequence ATGAGCCCTGATTTTGTAATAAATATTTCAGTCCAATCACTGAAAACTGCTTTTCTAATTTCTGCACCAATGCTGAGCTTTGGGCTTGTTGCAGGTCTTTTAATAAGCATTTTTCAGGCAGTTACACAGATTAATGAAATGACTCTGTCAATAATACCAAAAATAATCGCAGTTGCTGTTGCCTTGGTTATTTTTGGACCATGGATGATAAGGCATATGATGGAATTTACGACCAATATTTTTGTCAATATACCAAATTACATAAAATGA
- the fliR gene encoding flagellar biosynthetic protein FliR, with protein sequence MKPFNIEVVQIEIFMLIFFRIFALLYVTPIMGDKRVPIILRIGFSVILSFVVFPVTNGYNVVLNDVMNFLFAAGREIIIGMALGFLVKLLFSAIDFAAEISGFQMGFGMVSVLDPNFDDQVSIITQFESIVATLIFLSINAHHFIIESICRSFKVVPLGRMILSGKITDYFIMTSTEIFSISLKISAPIIVTLLLTNIILGILVRTVPQINMFMISFPVTIGLGLIVLGFSLPFMAGVFKNIFFTIDFRMLKLLKLFI encoded by the coding sequence ATGAAGCCATTCAATATAGAAGTCGTTCAAATAGAAATATTCATGCTGATTTTTTTCAGGATATTTGCGCTCTTATATGTAACTCCAATAATGGGTGACAAGAGAGTACCAATAATACTGAGAATTGGATTTTCTGTGATACTTTCATTTGTCGTATTTCCTGTGACCAATGGCTATAACGTTGTATTGAATGATGTGATGAACTTTTTGTTTGCCGCTGGTAGGGAGATAATTATAGGAATGGCATTGGGCTTTTTAGTTAAACTCCTTTTTTCAGCTATTGACTTTGCTGCTGAGATTTCTGGATTCCAAATGGGATTCGGAATGGTAAGTGTGTTAGATCCTAATTTTGACGACCAGGTTTCAATAATTACACAGTTTGAAAGTATTGTTGCAACTCTAATTTTTCTTTCAATAAATGCTCATCATTTCATAATAGAATCTATATGCAGAAGCTTCAAAGTAGTCCCTCTTGGCCGTATGATATTATCCGGGAAAATTACTGACTATTTTATCATGACGAGTACAGAAATATTTAGCATATCTCTTAAAATTAGTGCCCCTATAATTGTTACCCTTCTTCTTACTAATATAATCTTGGGAATACTTGTCAGAACTGTTCCGCAAATTAACATGTTCATGATAAGTTTCCCGGTGACCATAGGGCTAGGTTTGATAGTGCTCGGGTTTTCACTCCCTTTCATGGCTGGAGTTTTTAAAAACATTTTTTTTACAATAGATTTTAGAATGCTTAAGCTTTTAAAGCTTTTTATATGA
- the flhB gene encoding flagellar biosynthesis protein FlhB — protein sequence MADQEKDQRTEPATPRKREEARKKGNVAHSREVNTVFILLSGLSVFYFLGREMIIKIQNLLYFLLKSAGQREMLPQDLYSYMVMLIGQLAIILIPLFAVILISGVVSQLIQVGLLFTFDPIKPQLSKINPMSGFKRLLSKKSLEMLAKSILKILGLSLCAYFAVKNEFANISSMVNFSAAELLNYFGNISFRLFKYTLGFFSIIAAADYLFTKREYDNELKMTKEEVKEEYRQREGDPQVKSRVRSIQRELARRRMMEEVPKADVVITNPTRLAIALLYDPVKIGAPQVVAKGQGYIAERIREIAKKNSVPIVENKPLARTLFKLVDVGMAVPPNLYKAVAEILAYIYKINGKLKHIK from the coding sequence ATGGCAGATCAGGAAAAAGATCAGAGGACTGAACCCGCAACACCTAGAAAGCGTGAAGAAGCACGCAAAAAAGGCAACGTTGCGCACAGCAGGGAAGTAAATACAGTGTTTATTCTTCTAAGTGGTCTTTCAGTTTTTTATTTTTTAGGAAGGGAGATGATAATAAAAATTCAAAATCTCCTTTATTTTCTCCTTAAGTCAGCTGGACAAAGGGAGATGTTACCTCAAGACTTGTATTCATATATGGTTATGCTTATTGGTCAGTTAGCAATTATTTTAATTCCGCTATTTGCAGTTATTTTAATAAGTGGTGTAGTATCGCAGCTTATACAAGTCGGACTTCTTTTTACCTTTGACCCAATTAAGCCACAACTATCCAAGATAAATCCAATGTCCGGATTTAAACGTTTATTATCCAAAAAATCGCTAGAAATGCTCGCAAAATCGATATTGAAAATTTTAGGACTTTCCTTATGTGCTTATTTTGCAGTGAAAAATGAATTTGCCAATATCTCAAGCATGGTAAATTTCAGTGCGGCTGAGCTGCTAAATTATTTTGGCAATATTTCTTTTAGACTTTTTAAGTATACACTTGGGTTTTTTAGCATAATAGCAGCAGCAGACTATCTTTTTACAAAACGAGAATATGATAATGAACTGAAAATGACAAAAGAAGAAGTGAAAGAAGAGTATCGTCAACGAGAAGGTGACCCACAGGTTAAAAGCAGGGTTAGGTCAATCCAAAGAGAATTAGCAAGAAGAAGGATGATGGAGGAAGTTCCGAAGGCTGATGTCGTTATTACAAACCCTACAAGATTAGCCATTGCTCTTTTATATGACCCAGTGAAAATAGGAGCACCGCAAGTAGTTGCAAAAGGCCAAGGTTACATTGCAGAAAGAATCAGAGAAATAGCAAAGAAAAATTCCGTTCCTATAGTTGAAAACAAACCACTTGCAAGAACACTTTTTAAACTTGTTGATGTTGGTATGGCAGTCCCACCTAATCTATATAAAGCTGTGGCTGAGATTTTAGCGTACATTTATAAAATTAATGGAAAACTAAAACATATTAAATAA
- the flhA gene encoding flagellar biosynthesis protein FlhA, protein MKVENQVGLVASLRKTDALMGIGVIMVLAIMIMPLPSFILDLMLALNVTTSLVLILISMYVLKPLEFSMFPTILLLTTLYRLSLNVASTRLILLHGSEGVAAAGQVIKSFGMFLVGGNYFVGMVIFLILSVINFVVITKGAGRIAEVAARFTLDSMPGKQMSIDADMNAGLISEKEAIQRRKEVTKEADFYGAMDGASKFVRGEAVAGLVILAINIVGGFLIGIFQNNMNLLDAAKTYTLLTIGDGLVSQIPALIVSTAAGIVVTRAASEENLGEDFSRQILSYPKAVGIAGAIMFVFGLVPGLPHIPFFIIGIAGGALAYFSSLKIQEEKEIEDKKPAKTSFEETFESIFTPDILGLEVGYGLIPFIDGTQNGELLTRIKSIRKQIAVELGILIPPIHVRDNLNFKPGEYSIQLKGIEISKGDMMLGHYLALSGSESSKSLEGIPTKDPAFSLPALWIPESEKERAPLLGYTVVDIPSVIATHLTEIIKNYSSEFLGRQEVQSLLDGVTKTHPKLVEELIPNNLTLGGVQKVLQNLLKEQIPVKDLITILETLADYSPLTKDTDVLTEYVRQSLSRYISHSFKNNDGEITVAMLDSSIEEVIGNSIQHTPQGSYLALDPNFTQKFLTKLSTVVHRFASLNYQPVILSSPLIRFHLKKMTDKFIPNLAILSHNELTSDIKIKTLEVVSLS, encoded by the coding sequence ATGAAAGTTGAAAATCAAGTTGGCTTAGTTGCATCACTCAGGAAAACTGATGCGTTAATGGGAATAGGAGTCATTATGGTGCTAGCCATAATGATAATGCCTCTTCCTTCATTTATTCTGGACCTGATGCTAGCTCTTAATGTAACAACCTCTCTGGTTTTAATACTTATTTCTATGTATGTCCTGAAACCATTAGAGTTTTCGATGTTTCCAACAATTTTACTTTTAACTACATTATATAGGTTGTCTTTAAATGTAGCTTCTACAAGGTTGATATTGCTTCATGGAAGCGAGGGAGTTGCAGCTGCAGGTCAAGTTATAAAATCATTTGGAATGTTTTTAGTAGGAGGGAATTATTTTGTGGGAATGGTCATATTCCTTATTCTCTCTGTAATAAATTTTGTTGTTATAACTAAAGGAGCTGGAAGAATAGCAGAGGTTGCAGCAAGATTCACATTAGATTCTATGCCTGGAAAGCAGATGAGCATTGATGCTGACATGAATGCAGGCCTTATTTCTGAAAAAGAAGCGATTCAGCGTAGGAAGGAAGTAACAAAGGAAGCAGATTTTTACGGTGCAATGGATGGTGCAAGTAAATTTGTGAGAGGAGAGGCAGTTGCAGGCCTTGTAATATTAGCAATAAATATTGTTGGAGGATTTCTTATTGGAATTTTTCAAAATAATATGAATTTATTGGATGCCGCAAAAACTTATACACTGTTAACAATTGGAGATGGCTTGGTCTCTCAAATACCGGCACTCATAGTATCTACTGCCGCAGGTATTGTCGTAACGAGAGCTGCATCCGAAGAAAACCTTGGAGAAGATTTCAGCAGACAGATTTTATCCTACCCAAAAGCTGTTGGTATTGCTGGTGCAATTATGTTTGTTTTCGGGCTTGTCCCAGGGCTGCCTCATATACCTTTTTTTATAATAGGTATAGCAGGTGGAGCGTTAGCTTATTTTAGTTCATTAAAAATTCAGGAAGAAAAGGAAATCGAGGATAAAAAACCGGCTAAAACTTCATTTGAAGAAACCTTTGAATCAATTTTTACCCCTGATATCTTGGGATTGGAAGTTGGATATGGGTTGATACCTTTTATAGATGGAACACAAAATGGCGAGCTTTTAACAAGAATCAAATCTATTAGAAAACAGATAGCTGTTGAACTTGGAATACTGATTCCACCGATTCACGTCAGAGATAACCTCAATTTTAAGCCTGGAGAATATTCTATACAATTGAAGGGAATAGAAATAAGCAAAGGTGACATGATGTTAGGCCATTACCTCGCTTTATCAGGTAGCGAATCTAGCAAGTCGCTAGAAGGTATACCAACAAAAGATCCTGCTTTTTCTCTTCCTGCATTGTGGATACCTGAGAGTGAAAAAGAAAGGGCTCCACTGCTTGGTTACACGGTAGTTGACATCCCTTCTGTAATAGCAACCCATTTGACAGAGATTATTAAAAATTATAGTAGCGAGTTCTTAGGCAGACAAGAGGTGCAGTCATTGCTTGATGGTGTTACAAAAACCCATCCAAAGCTGGTTGAAGAATTAATTCCCAATAATCTTACACTTGGAGGAGTACAAAAGGTTTTACAGAACCTTCTTAAAGAGCAAATCCCAGTTAAAGATTTAATAACTATATTAGAAACACTTGCAGATTATTCTCCACTTACAAAAGACACGGATGTATTGACTGAATATGTGCGTCAGAGTCTTTCAAGATACATATCTCATAGTTTTAAAAATAACGATGGAGAGATAACTGTAGCAATGCTTGATAGCAGTATTGAAGAGGTAATCGGAAACTCAATTCAGCACACACCTCAGGGATCTTATCTGGCTCTTGATCCCAACTTTACTCAAAAATTTCTTACTAAGCTGTCAACAGTTGTGCACAGATTTGCTTCCTTAAATTATCAACCAGTAATTCTGTCCTCCCCCTTGATAAGATTTCACTTAAAAAAGATGACAGATAAGTTTATCCCTAATCTTGCAATTCTTTCTCACAATGAACTTACTTCAGACATCAAAATTAAAACTCTGGAGGTGGTTAGTCTATCATGA
- the flhF gene encoding flagellar biosynthesis protein FlhF, whose translation MMFKTYEAGNFEEALKMVKKEMGPEAIIVSSRTKKTNIFKGSFSSKVEIVAAYDDGIYPSINNSKEPAKCYSDRITADEEANNSGEGIYSELNDRSRKNIQDKLYKDFTETLFDPGQKSLSRINDYKMRFMEIGINKRVIESFINEKDVANTVYSNISGKSYSKLLRERMNNVVKIAPLIGLEQKEKKIIALVGPTGVGKTTTAAKIAARMFLLKQKTVGLISADFYRVGATKQLQIYADIMDIPMITAVNRNELINAITYFNSKDIILIDTAGQSQKNTSRMKDIKEIFSGLNNVEIWLLISANIKTEDSIEVFNEFSNLGINGLIYTKLDESSYYENLFNLSGISNLPVVYYTTGQEVPQDIEEASSSIIVDSVLSKYSNKLLNVKNLEI comes from the coding sequence ATGATGTTTAAAACTTATGAAGCTGGCAATTTTGAAGAAGCTCTGAAGATGGTTAAGAAAGAAATGGGGCCGGAAGCGATCATAGTTTCATCAAGGACAAAGAAGACTAATATCTTCAAAGGGAGCTTTTCTTCTAAGGTAGAAATAGTAGCAGCATACGATGATGGTATCTATCCCAGCATAAATAATAGCAAGGAACCTGCCAAATGTTATTCTGATCGTATAACAGCAGACGAAGAAGCAAATAACTCTGGGGAAGGTATATATAGTGAATTAAATGATAGAAGCAGAAAAAATATTCAAGATAAATTATATAAAGATTTTACAGAAACCCTATTCGACCCCGGCCAAAAAAGCCTTTCTCGCATTAATGATTACAAGATGCGTTTTATGGAGATTGGTATCAATAAGAGAGTTATAGAATCATTTATAAACGAAAAAGATGTAGCTAATACTGTTTACAGTAATATTTCTGGAAAATCTTATAGCAAACTTCTTAGAGAAAGAATGAACAATGTAGTAAAAATAGCACCCCTTATTGGTTTAGAACAAAAAGAGAAAAAAATCATTGCGCTCGTTGGTCCTACTGGTGTTGGAAAAACTACTACTGCTGCTAAAATTGCAGCCAGAATGTTTCTTCTAAAACAAAAAACTGTAGGACTTATAAGTGCGGATTTTTATAGGGTTGGCGCTACTAAACAGCTTCAAATATATGCGGATATTATGGATATCCCAATGATAACTGCTGTTAACCGGAACGAACTGATTAATGCGATAACATATTTTAATTCTAAAGACATAATTCTTATTGATACGGCAGGCCAAAGCCAAAAAAATACTTCTAGAATGAAGGATATTAAAGAAATATTTAGTGGACTTAACAATGTCGAAATCTGGCTGCTGATTTCTGCCAATATCAAAACTGAAGATTCAATTGAAGTTTTTAACGAATTTTCAAATTTAGGAATTAATGGGCTTATATATACTAAGCTTGATGAGAGTAGTTATTATGAGAATCTTTTTAATTTGTCAGGCATTTCTAATCTTCCTGTTGTCTATTACACTACTGGTCAAGAAGTTCCGCAAGACATTGAAGAAGCTTCAAGCAGCATAATAGTGGATTCAGTTTTATCTAAGTATTCTAACAAGTTGCTAAACGTTAAAAATCTGGAGATATAA
- a CDS encoding MinD/ParA family protein — protein MDQASSLRKIVSLSNQSPNYEKLRYVKSGQHNKNVRIFSVTSGKGGVGKTNIVTNLAYSFSLLGKKVMILDADLGLGNVDVLLGLNPKYNLLHVFMGLKSLEEIIVKGPGGILILPAASGVEELTNITENQKLHLLSEFERLDVDIDLLLIDTSAGISSNVMYFNTASQHIMIISTPEPTSITDAYALIKVLSLKYAEKKFNLLVNCATSQNEAKAVYETISKATEEFLHVSINYLGFIPRDLNVSNAVKKQKLITEFTPGSDASISLKCLAQKMDDISEMCLPKGNIQIFWNRIVDGLLTNNNPQKRI, from the coding sequence ATGGACCAAGCTTCATCTCTAAGGAAAATTGTTAGTCTGTCAAATCAAAGTCCTAATTATGAGAAACTTCGATACGTAAAATCCGGGCAACATAATAAAAATGTTAGAATATTCTCTGTAACTAGTGGGAAGGGTGGAGTTGGTAAGACAAATATAGTTACTAATCTTGCCTATTCTTTTTCCTTATTAGGCAAAAAAGTAATGATACTTGATGCTGATTTAGGATTAGGAAATGTTGATGTTCTGCTTGGTTTAAATCCAAAATATAATTTGTTGCATGTTTTTATGGGTCTAAAATCCTTAGAAGAAATTATAGTAAAAGGGCCTGGTGGGATACTTATACTTCCTGCTGCTTCAGGAGTTGAAGAACTTACAAATATTACTGAAAACCAAAAGCTCCATTTGCTTTCTGAATTTGAGCGTCTTGATGTTGATATTGATTTACTGCTTATAGATACAAGTGCTGGCATCTCATCAAATGTAATGTATTTTAATACGGCTTCTCAGCATATAATGATAATTTCTACTCCTGAACCAACGTCAATTACTGATGCATATGCCCTTATAAAAGTGCTTTCCCTAAAATATGCTGAAAAAAAGTTTAACCTACTTGTTAATTGCGCTACTTCTCAAAACGAAGCAAAGGCAGTTTATGAGACAATTAGTAAAGCTACAGAAGAGTTTTTACATGTCTCTATAAATTATCTTGGCTTTATCCCAAGGGATTTGAATGTTTCAAATGCTGTAAAAAAACAAAAACTAATTACTGAATTTACTCCAGGTTCTGATGCAAGCATATCACTTAAATGTCTTGCACAAAAAATGGATGACATTTCTGAGATGTGTTTACCGAAGGGTAACATTCAAATTTTTTGGAATAGGATTGTTGACGGATTATTGACAAATAATAATCCTCAAAAAAGGATTTAG
- a CDS encoding FliA/WhiG family RNA polymerase sigma factor, whose translation MSKNNAYLNLQSEYEAEEKDGIIKEYSPIIKNIAQRMASRFAPYVTIDDMISVGVIGLIDAISKFDKNKGVKFRTYAEYRIRGSMLDELRGVDWVPRSTRDKIKEMETVVVRLEQKYSCVPSEEEIAREMNISLDELHEILFKSTKCSLLSLNEIEEYNSSSDKKFFPKANADKEDDVVSRINLEWLKSILASSIQNLTEKEKLVISLYYYDEITMKEIGEILGLTESRVSQIHSKALFILQTKIRKKMKT comes from the coding sequence ATGAGTAAAAATAATGCATATTTGAACCTACAAAGTGAATATGAAGCTGAAGAAAAAGATGGAATTATTAAAGAGTACTCTCCAATTATAAAAAATATAGCTCAAAGAATGGCCAGTAGGTTTGCACCATATGTTACAATTGATGATATGATTAGTGTAGGTGTTATCGGGCTTATTGACGCGATAAGCAAGTTTGACAAGAATAAGGGCGTAAAGTTTAGAACATATGCTGAGTATCGGATCAGAGGCTCAATGTTGGATGAACTCAGGGGGGTAGATTGGGTTCCGAGATCAACTAGAGATAAAATAAAAGAAATGGAAACAGTTGTAGTGAGACTGGAACAGAAATATTCTTGTGTTCCATCAGAAGAAGAAATAGCAAGAGAGATGAATATTTCACTGGATGAGCTACATGAAATACTATTTAAATCTACAAAATGTTCACTTTTGAGTTTGAACGAAATAGAAGAATATAACTCTTCAAGCGATAAAAAATTTTTTCCTAAGGCAAATGCAGACAAAGAAGATGATGTTGTTTCAAGAATAAACTTGGAATGGTTGAAATCTATTTTAGCTTCTTCTATTCAAAATCTTACAGAAAAAGAAAAACTAGTCATTTCGCTTTATTATTATGATGAAATAACAATGAAAGAAATCGGAGAAATTTTAGGATTGACGGAATCAAGAGTTTCTCAGATTCATTCTAAAGCTCTTTTTATTTTACAAACTAAAATAAGAAAAAAAATGAAAACTTAA